A segment of the Hyperolius riggenbachi isolate aHypRig1 chromosome 8, aHypRig1.pri, whole genome shotgun sequence genome:
acaatgtaacaaggttcacagacagaaattagctgtttacagctgtctctaacagccaaaacagctaggagcagctacatcacctgccagcagtaaaaatttcaccatgtgataaatgtcagaatgtaaatcggggagaggaaagattttacaatgggcaaacactgactaaatcatttatacataattatggtaaaaaatgaagcactttttttattacattattttcactggagttcctctttaagttgtgatATTTGTGCGTTTGtaatgcaattgcgattttgctgaGGCCATCTTTTGTTTACTTTAAAAGCGCCTTCTTCCTGCGCTTCCCAAACGCAAATGCTCAAAAAGCGCTGCAGGGACTGCGATCTTTAAAAATCGCATTGCACCACTGTGTACAGTGTCTCACGATTAGCATTATTTTTGTACAGACTTTGCGATTGCAAAATTGCAGTACAGTACAGCCAGTGTGTTCAGGACCTTGGAGTTCTGTGGGGGTGCCTGAGAataaaaaactgccacttacataaggcttctatcagccccctgtagcagtaatgtcccacgccgtcctccttcgatcactcgttccccgccgccggccctGGTCTACCGCGGCAAGCCGCCCAACTGCGGCTGCGGCCTGCTTGCTCCCGCccgcgtcatcagaagcttactgtgcaggcgcagtacaacaaaacttcatactgcgcctgcgcatggCACCTGTAATTACAAGCAGCAAGTATACTGGTGGATTGGACTGTGGTACAAAACCTAAAAAGATTGTCAGTGGAGGTTGTTCCGATGACGAGAATGGCAGCGCGCATTATTCGGCTATGACAGACGAATAACgcccggtgccggcggcggggaacggcagatagtaggaggacggcgtgggacattcctGCTAcagggggcagatagaagccccaggtaagtggcgtttTTTTATCCTCAGGCACccccacagaacctctttaatgtttttttttaatggaaatcTAATAAACTGAACAAAGTTAACAAGATGGTGcggatcttaaagagacactgaagcgaaaaaaaaattatgatataatgaatttgttgtgtagttcagataattactaaaacattagtagctaaaaaatattctcatatttgtattttcagttttacagcttttttttatagcattgcatcattctctaataattgcagtttacacattactcagcattctaaatgatttttgctGAACAggtagtgaacttttgacctgtcctgaactgttctctgcaaaataaaaaaacaatacagttgagataaaaaccatcagaagacagagctctctgcaactttgaaagttgtagagctcaatggctcttttgcatagatgataaactggagtttcttaactcttcctgtactggaaacaatattagacttatgtctctgctcctaatgctttatttcttagctgtactacacatacaaatcattatatcctcattttttttcgcttcagtgtctctttaacactcgATTGCAAGATTTACTCCTGAGGAGGTACCAGGGCGGTGATCCACGCACACCTAACCTGATCGTCGGGAGCCAAAGAGTGCCGTTCCACAGCTTCAACATCTCATTGGTTGGCGTCTAACCTACCAGTCGGCCATTTGTGAGCCCGGAGAGATTGGATAACAGATGATTTGCTTTATAACACAGTGGATGTTAGGAGGATGTCGAGCCTCCGTGAATCCCCCTCATTTTACCACCTCGGGTGTCTCCCGCCTGCGAGCGCAATCTCGGCAATCCCCGCCCGAGAGGAGCCGCTGCCAAATCTGCCACCCCCAACAGTCTGGGTTTTCCAAAGTCCTTCACAAGAGTGGAGCCCCCTGCTGGCGGGTGCTGTGAGGAGGTCCGTGTGGTCGCAGtcctagcagctgcagcaccaCAGCGTGGAGCAGTCCATCTTGGCGGGGGTGACACCGTTCACGGCCTTCTTGTTgattttggggaggaggaggacgaagGACATGGAAAGGGCGCAGTGATAGAAGCTGTGTACATACGTGTAATCCCATTCCTGCAAAAACCACATCGAGAACAAAggatcagaatcgtttatttcccCAGGCCTGGCATTGGGTTTGGCGCAATAAATAGCTCACGTAGAAAGATAGAGATAGACAGGGCACACAacatgcagtttacaaaccaaaaCAATATATTTTACTCTTCTAGAGGGTTTGTTCAAAAACAGGCTGCAGCTGatggaaaagggggaggggttgCTGCACTGGTAGGGGGAGTGTGTGAAtggagttcaagaggttgacagctGTAAGGAGGAAAGAGTTCCAGTGCCTAGCAGCCCTGGTGGAGATggcctgattattattatttagtatttatatagcgccgacatattacgcagcgctgtacaatgtgtatgtatatatatcttgtcactaactgtccctcaaaggagctcacaatctaatccctaccattgccatatgtctatattatgtagtgtaagtactgtagtctagggccaattttagggggagccaattaacttatccgtatgtttttggaatgtgggaggaaacaggagtgcccggaggaaacccacacagacacggagagaacatacaaactctttgcagatagtgccctggctgggattcgaaccagggacccagcgctgcaaggcgagagagctaaccactacgccactgtgctgggaGCAGACTGCAGAAGCgatggcctgggtgagagggattGGCAATCCTCAATGATCTAGAGTGCAGTCTGGTGTATAGATATTGTGAGAGggttacacagaaaaaaaaaaacataggatTCAGGCTTATCGCTTCATGTTaggacagttaaagtgaacctgaactgagtaaaattatttaaaataaacacatgacgtagctgcaaatgaacattacatactaacctcaccgtcagttcctctcagaagctcaccattttcttctgacaatgatcccttctagttctgacaacattttgtcagaactgaaatataccagttgctgccagttatagctgagaggacaactgttgtgccaggtaatgtccatgtttccctacggctccagtgggcgatgttacactttaacagaaagctgttatggggtaatggacattttcaaaatggaggactgagaattccattgatcacagtggacaaacaggatgcaggagaggagaaagagattgaggtgtagactacatggaaggtaagtatgacctgtgtatggttattttgacttttaattttcagttcaggctttCTTTAAGTAAGCTAGAGGGGAGGTGccaaagggggtgtggctaataaaacagtaaaatcagttaaccctttgcacactgacATGCAAATCAAACATCCTGGAAGCACTGCTATCCCTGCAGCTAAAAGCCGTGTCTTCATTACAAAATATTTCATTCTCTTGCGTAGTCATGTATGCCGCTCAGCTCAGAggctcctaactctggccctgtaacctgCATAGTGCAAGCCTACAGTGCATCAGCCTATCATGAAGAGAATGCGTTGTTTTGTAAGGAAGACCCCGGCTTTGACCTTCGCTGCAGGGATAGCCGTGACTCCTGGATGATGTGAGAACGTCCCCCGTTCTCTGGAGGTGAAGAACGCCGCTTACCTCGAAGAAGAAGCGCAGCATTAACGCCAGGGCTCCGAAGCAGAATCCGGGACCGATCTGCTGTGTGTAGACGCTCTTGTCGGGATACAGGCCTTTTGTCTCCTTCATCTTACTCAGCTGGGGGGGAACACAAAGGCTGAAGTTACACAAATGTGTCTACCCGGGGCGTGACATATACAGAGAGAAATACAAACACCACAACAcaacttaaagaggccctgtagtgatatataccagtacattattcaggattccCACTTTTATggtgtattgctgtatattagtatttagctccgccctcccagtgattttacagcctaggctgattagctctggtgcatccatgttccgggagcatcttgtagatattctcccccaattattgtgtcccccatgtgtcccgttCAGTATCCCGTGTgtcctcccctgccccccccccccatgtgttctcctctGCCCCCCGTGTGTCTCAGTTTGTCCTCCGCAGCCCCACACTGTATAGCTAGCGGCAACACGGCTCACTGCATTCAGTGGTgttcagagacctctcctctctctcacgaCTCCCCTAGTGCCGACTTCTGCTGATTGCGTCATCaccagaagccagcactaggcgagcagtgatggagaggagaagtctctgatcgccgctggaTTAGCTGAGCTATGCTCCTGCTAGGTGAGCGGAGGAGACATGGGAAGAAGGGAGCGGAGGAGGACTCAGCAGCTCATGTTggtgggcgttcgtaagtcagggccTCCCTGTATTTAGCATAtacgacgcagggactttttctccccatttttagtGGAGAAAAAGCGAAAATTATATGCCAAAAATACGGTAGTTGACTGTACGGCCAGTAGCTGTATCCTGCATGGACAGATGTGCAGCAGTCTCCATGTATGGGTATCATGTGGGTGGAGCTAGTGGATCATTTGCATGTGGGCGTGTCACTTCATTAGACTCGTGTCGTGATGTTTTGTAGCAGTGAAATATCTACTTGGACACGAAATACTAATttaggtctggaacccactacaaaacactatcgctaatcgcaatcgctagcgttttgtatgagcggtttgtaagtgatttcatgagcgttttgggtagcgattttaaaaagtgtaatcaatttgccagcagttgtgtagcgattagcggttttcattctgattggtcctttcattaattttgttacagtttgCAGCAGTGTAAAaaagctagcaaaatcgctctgtgtaggttttgacaagcgattacgccagcgtttatatactttacgttGCAGAAATGCGTATGCAAAagccaccaaaatgctgcatgtcctgcgttttgcgattttggtaatcacaATCACCCCAGTGGAATTTgttccatccattaacattagctgagcatttagggaaatcgctagcagtttgaatcgctccctaaacgctcagaaaatcgctctagtggttcCAGCCCTCAATCTGTTTGATGTTTTTGGATGTTCCATAACTGTGTTATAACAGAACTTAGGCCTTGCTTCCCCCTGCACGATTATGGCCGCGTTTTCGGCAAGGGACATCAGAAAGGGCACAGACTGCACATACTTTATGATGTTTCCATTGATGTGTTACGATTCACTGCGGAAATGCGACACATAGTTGCCGACATTCCTGTGTTTTTGTGATTCCAATTCCATTAAATACTAGTTAGTGGGAATGCATCTGCATCAGGTATCATCACAGAGCAACGcccccaaacccccctcccccctccccgggaGTCCTGCCACCTGTAACACTGTTCActcaaaatattaaaaacactAATGGCCCTTtgccacttgcaatcgctagcgtttgcgctaaatgctagcgattgcgattcagcagtcTTTCTCTTCCtgacgattgcgattttgctatgcaatgcactgcataacaTAGCAAAAtggcggcaataatcgctccgcggcgcgatagcGCTTTTGTAAAgatcgaatcgcggtagtggaaattacctaccgcgattcctattcagcaatcacaatcgctctagtggaaaagggccctaacagaaCTACAGGAAGgggtggcagcacggtggcgtagtgtttagagctcttgccttgcagcgctgggtccctggttcgaatcacagccagggcactatctgcacagagtttgtatgttctccctttttctgtgtaggtttcctccgggcactccggtttccttccatatcccaaaaaacatacagataagttaattggcttccctttaaattggccctagactactatacacacagtacacgatacatatacagacatatgactatggtagggactagattttgagctcctctgagggacagttagtgacatgactatgtactctgtacagtgctgttgaAGAGGTCagcgatatataaatatattataatAAGGGGGTGACTCACCCATTTAACGGTGATGAGCAGAACCGCCGTGCCGATCGGTCCTGAGTAGATTCCGTATCCAAAGCGGTCCTGGTATATTCGCACGGCGATGGTGAGGACACCAAACATGACCAGGGTGGACCTCTTTGGCTCGTCAAACTCTGCCAGAGCTGGACAGGGAGAGAATGCAGTGAGAGGCTGGTACAGATGATGAGTGTACATTACAGGCGTGCGCTACTGAGAGATATACAGAGCTGGACAGGGAGAGAATGCAGTGGGAGGCTGGTACAGATGATCAGTGTACATTACAGGCGTGCGCTACTGAGAGATGTACAGAGCTGGACAGGGAGAGAATGCAGTGAGAGGCCGGTACAGATGATCAGTGTATATTACAGGCGTGCGCTACTGAGAGATATACAGAGCTGGACAGGGAGAGAATGCAGTGAGAGGCTGGTACAGATGATCAGTGTACATTACAGGCGTGCGCTACTGAGAGATGTACAGAGCTGGACAGGGAGAGAATGCAGTGAGAGGCTGGTACAGATGATGAGTGTACATTACAGGCGTGCGCTACTGAGAGATGTACAGAGCTGGACAGGGAGAGAATGCAGTGAGAGGCTGGTACAGATGATCAGTGTACATTACAGGCGTGCGCTACTGAGAGATATACAGAGCTGGACAGGGAGAGAATGCAGTGGGAGGCTGGTACAGATGATCAGTGTACATTACAGGCGTGCGCTACTGAGAGATGTACAGAGCTGGACAGGGAGAGAATGCAGTGAGAGGCCGGTACAGATGATCAGTGTATATTACAGGCGTGCGCTACTGAGAGATATACAGAGCTGGACAGGGAGAGAATGCAGTGAGAGGCTGGTACAGATGATCAGTGTACATTACAGGCGTGCGCTACTGAGAGATGTACAGAGCTGGACAGGGAGAGAATGCAGTGAGAGGCTGGTACAGATGATGAGTGTACATTACAGGCGTGCGCTACTGAGAGATGTACAGAGCTGGACAGGGAGAGAATGCAGTGAGAGGCTGGTACAGATGATCAGTGTACATTACAGGCGTGTGCTACTGAGAGATATACAGAGCTGGACAGGGAGAGAATGCAGTGAGAGGCTGGTATAGGTGATCAGTGTACATTACAGGCGTGCGCTACTGAGAGATATACAGAGCTGGACAGGGAGAGAATGCAGTGAGAGGCTGGTATAGGTGATCAGTGTACATTACAGGCGTGCGCTACTGAGAGATATACAGAGCTGGACAGGGAGAGAATGCAGTGAGAGGCTGGTACAGATGATCAGTGTATATTACAGGTGTGCGCTACTGAGAGATATACAGAGCCGGCACTGATGAGCTCCTACAATCTGCAGAGAGTTACTGCTGCAGTAAgcaagaggggtatggaggctgccatgtttatttcctcttaaacaataccagttccctggctgtgctgtgatctctttggctgcagtagtgtctaaatcacacacctgaaacaagcatgcagctaatccagtctcacttcagtcagagcacctgatctgcagaatgcttgttcaggggctgtggctaaaagtattagaggcagaggatcagcaggacagccaggcagctaatccagtcccaCTTCAGGCTGGACGCACACTAGGCAGTGAGGAAATCAGGTGTTTTCCgcattgtgcattttttttcaattttttcagtGTGTTTTTGTTTGCCCTTTAAATTTGCATTTATCaagcgtttttggtgcgtttattttttttttccagtatttTACCTTTTTTACCTTTAACAATGGAGTAAAATacggtataatataaaaaaaatccatgtaTCAACGCAGTCCTCTGTCTCTCCAATGATTtagatacattatgtgcgttaTACATGCGTTTTTTTTGaaattatgcagcaagttgtgcgttttgaaaaatgcacatatatgtgATTTTACATTTaggccatagactttcattactgTCAATCAGGGCCGGCAGACTTCTAAGGGcgtaggggtagcgggcaggtcgggggtattgggcctagcggtgggtcccccgatctgctctcccctccagcctgtaattaggaagccgctgccagatcgtaagaggcatggatggggaggactcaccttttccgcgttccagcgagcgctccactgacgtcacttcctgcatcgccgcccactgtattgtaagtggacggcgatgcaggaagtgacgtcagtggagcgcacgatggaacgcggataaggtgagtcctccccgcccgtgcctggcagcagcttcctaattacaggctggagggaagcgcagatcgggggacccaggcgagggagggggggggtccgacccccttccccaccgctaggcccaatacccccgacctgcccgctacccctccggctcggcggccgcccccccccccccccccgcacccaccagtgggggggggggggcggcagcagcagctctctcctaaatttgcctcaggcggcaaaaagtctagggccggccctgctgtcAATCCTACTAGTGATCATTTCTCCTGGTGTGCCACTAGCCCGGTGATCTGTATactcggctctccagctgttaaggaactacaagtcccacaatgcatttgcctttatgaatcatgactgtggctgtcagactcacgcaatgcattgtgggacttgtagtgccttagcagctggagagccaagtttgcggaTCACTGCTGACTAGCCTGTCAGAAACATCAgaacggcatgcttgttcaggatttatAAGTAATCATAttaaaggcagagaatcagcaggacagccaagcaatctgcattgtttaaaaggaaataaatatggcagcctccatatctctatttttcctgttaagcaatactagttgcctggcagtcctgctgatcctctacctccaatacatttagccacagcccctgaacaagcatgcagcagatcaggtgctctgactgacgtgTTAAAGCACCTTGGTTCCTTTATGTAAGATTCCTGGTCAGTAACCCAGACACCAGCCACTTCTTCCACCGAGGACGGTCTGTGCTACAAGTTACAATTCTCTCATAGAGATTCTGTCTGTGCCCCGCCCCCTCCCTGTCTGAACAGTGGGGATGATGCCGTCCAGTGACGAGAAGCCCCAACCACACACCTGGCCAAACTCCAGTCTCCTGGTCACATGATCagagtttctagacaggatttctAGCAGAAATCTTGTTAGGATTATTGGTCTGGTAAATGATCTTTGTAGGGTTGTGCTTGGGAAGGGGGCTTCATACTAAATCTGTATACTGGAGATGGTCAGTAAGAGACAacaaattctggcttgcatgcaaaatgtatgcagcttagtaTTGGGCCATTCAAATGTCTATGCAAAGAAGCTTAGAGGTGGACAGGAGGTGGAGCTTCTATTGGTCAGGGGCGGGGCAATGATGGTCCATGTCTAATCCAGCGGACCAATCTCTTCACTACTTTGGGTagacagaaagtgacatcactttacTCGGCTACAATGACCAGATCTCTGTATCTACACTTCCTAAACAGGGGATGCAATccaggacctgaattcagaatgtcctctcttctctaaaagataagcaacagtataataaactTTACAGAAAtacattcctttgttacagctgatgcaaatcctgcaataaatctacagtgtgtctacctcctgctttcatggaagcagacatattgttaacatcatgtgctttaaaatgagcttatctgccatctctgccgtggcagtcaggtgacacatgaggagagatcagattgcaacttgtgattagttacagatgagggggtattagacaggctaaactctctacatacacacagggtgcattcctctatgttttccctctgtcctgtgcacgagttcggctcctctttaaagagacactgaagcgaaaaaaaatatatgatattatgatttgtatgtgtagtacagctaagaaataaaacattaagatcagatacatcagtctaattgtttccagtacaggaagagttaagaaactccagttgttatctctatgcaaaaaagccattaagctctgtgactttcaaagtcgtggagagggcggttatctgacttttattatctcaactgttcctggactatttactttttctctgctagaggagaggtcattacttcacagactgctctgaaagaatcattttgaatgctgagtgttgtgtaatctgcacatattagagaatgatgcaatgttagaacaaacactatatacctgaaaataaaaatatgagaatattttctttgctgctaaacttctagtaattattcatagtacacaaccaattcattatatcatatatatttttttccgcttcagtgtctctttaatgcatttTGGGGTGTGTAAAAGTTAAGGCTAGTACACGCCTGACAATTTTTACGTCAAAATTCTACTTCCAATCGAGAAAAAGATAGGATTGGGCAAAAAAATATATGCAGCCTACTGATTGCCGGCGACCAATCCCAaggagagccggatcatccacagggcaatcctaggcagttgcccagggcctgcagagagtctaggggcccgtAAATTAACCAATTTCTCGATCGGAAGCAGATCTGTGTGTATGTCCTTTCGCTCCATTATCGATCAATATTCAAttggaaaaatgatcagaaatctaaTCGGAATTTGAAAGAAATCGCCTTTGTGTAACCAGCTTTCTTGAGTACTCGATtgatgtcagatctgaatatcgatCTGATCAGTCGCTTGCATAGGATCTGATGTAAAGATTGCACGCGGTGTACCAGGCTCTCCACATTCGATATTTCTATTCTTTAGGCGATAAATCGGTATTTTGGTGGCGCAGGCGGTCTTACCGATGAGCGACACCCACATGGACAAGGCTGTGCTGTAGACACTGAAGTATTCCAGCAGATCGTATCCCATGAAGCAGATGACAGAGAGGCCGGGACCCTCACAGGCATGGTACATCTGCGGAGACAAAGACACAAGCCATCACTACACCCTCCACATTCCTGGCCACAGCCCTGGGGGGACAGGTGCCACAGCTGAGGTCGGCCATCAGACCACAGCCGCATGTGTTTAAAGGGCCTCTCCCAAAATACTCTGGAATGTCCGAAATCTGACTGATTCACCCGCGCACAATGCAAACACAAGCATTCTGTGAGCGGATGAACGGCGCCAGGTGCACGCCCAGCGCTCACAACACGCCATCTACCACCGCCTGCTCCGGAAGACCACAAGGACTGgctcttatagctattgtatccccacaaggactggctcttatagctattgtatccccacaaggactggttcttatagctattgtatccccacaaggactggctcttatagctattgtatccccacaaggactggctcttatagctattgtatccccacaaggactggttcttatagctattgtatccccacaaggactggttcttatagctattgtatccccacaaggactggttcttatagctattgtatccccacaaggactgggtcttatagctattgtatccccacaaggactggctcttatagctattgtatccccacaaggactggctcttatagctattgtatccccacaaggactgggTCTTATAGCTATTTTATTCCCACAAGGACTGgctcttatagctattgtatccccacaaggactggttcttatagctattgtatccccacaaggactggctcttatagctattgtatccccacaaggactggctcttatagctattgtatccccacaaggactggttcttatagctattgtatccccacaaggactggttcttatagctattgtatcctcacaaggactggttcttatagctattgtatccccacaaggactgggtcttatagctattgtatccccacaagcactggctcttatagctattgtatccccacaaggactggctcttatagctattgtatccccacaaggactggttcttatagctattgtatccccac
Coding sequences within it:
- the MYMK gene encoding protein myomaker, yielding MGSIVAKILLPTISSLALVPTISIAAKRKFHMEAMVYFFTMFFIAMYHACEGPGLSVICFMGYDLLEYFSVYSTALSMWVSLIALAEFDEPKRSTLVMFGVLTIAVRIYQDRFGYGIYSGPIGTAVLLITVKWLSKMKETKGLYPDKSVYTQQIGPGFCFGALALMLRFFFEEWDYTYVHSFYHCALSMSFVLLLPKINKKAVNGVTPAKMDCSTLWCCSC